A stretch of DNA from Arachis hypogaea cultivar Tifrunner chromosome 19, arahy.Tifrunner.gnm2.J5K5, whole genome shotgun sequence:
ATTTATAGGATTGGTTGATTGAAATATGGATTTTGTAATTTCCTTGGGTTGAGTACTGTTACAGTGATAATGGTTGTTGGAAGTGATTTGACTGATTAacaggtgtttggtttggtttggttgggacccgaaaagggtggcagtgttcgagttttagaggagatgctgccaaaattttataaaattgaaagtTTTGCCTGAAGTGacgatttaaaaagatttagtttttgaacgttatatgttttaagattgatttgtttagaaaagaaagaattatgttttgaattgagattgttgattaacgaaaaaaaggatgatgaggattgatttgaaatatgatttttgaatgaatttggaaataggatatggattgacgaatgatgatgatattgagaatggcttagatgttgatgaatgatgaatgaattatttatgtggcttatgaatttgaaatatctgagatacgaggttccctggattaagtgtcgtggcttgccaccacgtgtaccaggttgaaaactcgatactctgttgaccctacgacgtaagtgtgaccgggcactatataaattcctggAAATgatacccccattgagtaatattgattatttgagaaaaagctatgcatagactcttggggatgcacgtcgggggacggtctaaggacaattcagacttgtcgggttggctggataaccgacagatgagcctcatcagccataggacaggcatgcatcatatgcatttgtatgctttgcttgggtttgaacttgttttggtttgcctaattgctaaactgttcttaactgctacttaaactatttgctgtaactgctacctacttgtgctttccttgtctgtcttgcctgtgtttgttctggcgtgctacatttgggAATGAAATTGGATGCTGAATTAACGATTGtattgtttgattgcgtggttgatttctattgattgagattttcttataagaaaggaaagattttggatttctgaaagattaaacattgtttctttgaaaagggttttgaacgatttcctattggttttaaaagattcataaggcaatgataatcactgagcttgaaaatagtttcttattaaatatcttcttataacaactttaaaactccgtggtgagaccgtgtggttaggttctcaccccctacagctttaccttttcaggaaccggatgaagaagcattaagaagagatatactgcgtttggtttataagatgtattaattagattattttcttccctcctCTTTGTTATTAcgagtttgtaagagggataggaattgtatattttatatgtatattatattatgagttattatatAAGGAGTCTTGTAGGGTgggccaaagcggacaatatcatgctagcgggtggtctgggctgttacaatcATCATTTTCTAAAACCCTAatctccttttttcttctttttcctctcaaCGATGCCATTTTTGGGAATCAGGTAATGATTAACAAGGCTTTGGTTGTAGttgtggttgtggtggtggtggtggtggtggtggtgatagcGGCAGAAGGGGTAGGATCTACTGTAGAGGCATCGCATGGAAGACCCTGTGTTCTTGAAATAATGGTTCAGTTTGTGATTGGAAAGGCGTGTGAAGAGGAAAAATGGGTGGCAGAGATTCGCGATCCAAGGAAAGTTGTTCGTGTTTGTCTTGGAACCTTCAACACCACCAAAGAAGCCGCCTGGGCCTATGACAAAGAAGCTCGTAAGATTCATGGAAAGAAAGCTAAAGTGAACTTTCCCAACGAGGATGACGAACACTCCATTCAACAATCTCGCAACATTATTCCAAACCTTCCTCCTCCTCCCATTTAAAAATCGAGTAATCATCCTCCTCTGTATAAATATAGTGATgccaagaacaacaacaacaacaacataaacAACCAGGCAAGGACTCTGAACCTCAACTTAGAGTTTGTTTACGATCTGAATCATGGAGGAGCTATTGGTGTTGGTGGTGCCATCAACGCAGATCCATTTGTGAGTTGTGTTGATGATTATTCTGAGTATGAGTCTGGTTCTGGTTTGGCATCGGAGAAGAAGGGGTTGAGTCTTGAGAAGAAGGGATTGAGTATTAGAGAAGCATCTTTGGTTAGAAGagtaagaagaaggaagaaggtagAGGCAATATCGGATGAAGAGGATttaattgagaaagaaatttggcggatgatgatgaggaaggggaAGAGATGAGAGTTTCAGAAGAAAGGGGATTAGGgtttttaaaatattgaaattgggggtgtttttaaaattataaaaattaaaagtgaataaattttgtaattattataacTATTAATTGACACGTCATCTTTGAACCTTAACTTCAGGTAACTTAATTAACGGTTGGtcgtttttgtcaaattttaaaatcttttggggatcattttatcaataacaaaaatcAAGTACCATTTTGTCAGTGTCAAAATCTTTTGGATACCAATTTGGTATTTACCtctaaattatattaattcattcatagttataaattatattaattcataaaattatatattttgtacaTCTATAAATATAAGTGCAAATTAGTCGCATAACATTTAGCATTGCTCTTTCAATTATATACAGCTTTTGCATCAAAGAATTGACTGCAacgttttcatttcttttttgccTATTAACAAAatctataataatttataattaagagATAAGTATAAgttttggaaaaaaaatggaaggaagaggaAAAACGGTTAAGGCTTTCATTGTTATGTTGTCTGTTAgttgagtttaaatttttttggtagatatttgtaattatttttacggcaattcaccaaattaaaatatttgagatttaatatcatcaaaatataatttttgatattttgagACGAAAATACAATTTTTGCTAATTCTATGTAATCCGTGGAAGGGGTACCACAGATTAGTAATGCATGTAAACCGTGGATGGGGTACCACGGTTTACGTTGAATGATGAAATGCATAGAAATCGTGGTAGGAATTCCACAGTTTCCATTGAAGTGTGCAAATACGCATAAACCGTAGAAAGGGTCCAGCGGTTTATGCTCTACTATTAATACGTGAAAGGAGTTCAGCAGATTATTCATTTCGAAACACTTCCAAAGATCTTAGTGAGAGAAAGTTTCGTttctagagagaggaagagaaggaaaagtggaGTGATTGGAATTTTTTTTGGGTCGGGATCATAGTAGACGAACGCAGTCTTTACCATCTGAACGGTGTTGCGCACGTAGCCGGCAGCATCAACAAAGAGGTAAGCCTGCTATCTTTTATTCATTGTATTTCATTTAACTGAGAAATGTAGGTTACGGATTAGGGttatttaggattaggattagggttatttaggattaggatttgttaattaggattaggattttgaaATTAGGAAATAGGTCCAAATATTTAAGTATTGTGATGTTCCTCTCATATTTAAAACATAGGGTTCAAACTCAAATTTGATGTTTTCGAAGCATTCATGTTTGAAAACAAAGTTTTGACTTTTGAACTTTTAAACATGTAGGTTTAAAAGGTAGATTTTGTAACTTGAACATCATGGTTATATCTGCgctcttaaatttaaaaaatgataagTGTTGTTTTTTAGCTTTGTTGAACGTAAGAATTAGACTATATCATGTTATGTTTAGTATTTGCTTATGTTGACTTAAAGATTTGTGTCGTATATTATAGCCTTATTAATCTGAACTTAGAATGGTTGTTAGTGATGCAATCTGACTTGATTTTTGGTTATTTATGTTACCTGTTACAGCCTAGTAGGTGCATCACTAGTGTCCGGAGGCAACAGAACATGCCTCTGCATCACCGGATCATACCGTATCTGGAGAGGGCAGGTCTGTACCACCTGGCGAGACTCAACACGAGGTGGTTCTGGATGGATGAACCCCTCGTCAGCGCATTCATTGAGAGGTAGTGTCCTGAGACGCACACCTTTCACATGCCATTTGATGAGTGCACCATCACGCTACAGGATGTCGCATACCAGCTAGGGTTGTCCGTGGATGGTTTACCTGTATCCGGGTGCCTGATAGATTTTGAGAAGCTGATGGAGGATGGCCGACTCGCTTGGGAGTGGTTTCAAGAACTCTTTGGCAAGCTTCCCCCACCGAATAAGGTGAAGCAGTTTACGGTTCACTTCACCTGGTTTCATGAGAGATTCAGGGTGCTGCCGCAGGATGCCACTGAGGATACTGTGCAGATATATGCACGAGCATATATTATGATGCTGCTATCCACTCAGTTGTTCGGTGATAAGAGTGCAAATCGGGTTCACATTCGGTGGTTACCCTTTGTGGCGAGACTTGATGAGATGGGCAGTTACAGTTGGGCTTCGGCAGCATTAGCATGGCTATATCGATGTATGTGTCGGGTTGCAAATAGAAATGTGACGAACTTGGCCGGCCCCCTCCAGTTACTGTAGTCGTGGATCTTCTGGCAGTTCCCTAGTCTCAGACCGCGTGGATTCgacaatttttctttttcgttggCTTCCAGGTATCGATACTCAAGACAGTTGCCatttcagtttttatttttaaggTTAAAGTAATTAACTTATCTGTTATCAGTTTATATGTTTATTTAACAATATCTTTGTGTAGGTGGGCCACGTATTTACCGATATCCGACTTTAGGGAGGAGAGAGTCATCCAGTGTAGACTTCTGTTGGACCGCTTAGGTGATCGAGATGTAAGTTTTGTGTCTGTTGTTTCCAATTTTAGCTCCTTTTTTCATACTTGATAAGTATTTAACAGACTAATTGATCAAGCTGTAAACATTGTAGATTGTTTGGGAGCCTTATGCTGCATTGGAGGTGCTGGCCGTTGTTCATCCGGAGATTCTAGCCGAGGAGCATAGTCGACTATGGCGTGCATGTACTTGTCTGATTTACTTCGCCGTCATTGAGTAGCACTAGGTGGATAGGGTGTTGCCGCAACTCAGCGGCGTTCAGCACGTGCCAGACACAGCATCGAATATTGACTGGCTTCATGCCAAGGATGGTAGGGACGGGGATAGGTGGTTTTCGTCATACTATCAGGTGTGGCATCTGAGTTGGCAGAACAGAGTGGACGCCGTTTTGAGTGTCCCCTGGGTGGCTAATCCCAGGTTGTCAGCAGAGTTTTTGTGCTGGTGGTACAGTGTAGCCCACAGGTTTCTGTCCCCCGATTTGTCATTTGCCGATCCCAAAGTGGAGAAGATCACTCAGGAGGCCATCCAAAGAGGGTCTTCATAGGCTCCGCCGCGGGTACCGATGCCCCATGTGCCTGATAACAGGCGCGTGGAGAGGCGACGATGCATTAGTACCCAGGTGACTGACCGGGAGTGGAGATGGCTGGATGATATGATTCAGGATGAGGATGCCCATGGCGATGGAGGAGGACAGGCTGACCATTGTGTCTGTCGTGGCCGAGCGAGACGGCGGGGTGGTGGAGCAGGGGTTGGTTCTGCTTGGCCTGCGGAGACATCCACAGCACAGGGTGAGGAGGGTTCCCATGAGGTTCCGCTGACCCATGTCTCGACATCTCAGATTGTGTATGAAAGCCCCCACCAGATGTATGATGACCTGGCGGGCCCGACATTCACTATGGACATAGATGCTCATGCCGGCAGTTCACAGTTCTTTGCCGACTTCGCAGATATCATCGTGGATGAGGTTCCTCATCATTTTTAGTATCAGCCTTCACAGGCACCTCAGGACCAGATGGATGATGTGCAGGGATACCGTCCACACATGGAGGAGATTCAGGCATACCAGCCCCAGCCACCTCAGCATTAGCCACAGCTTCATGTGGACCTAAACGAGCCTGCTAGTACCCCGTATGATAGTTGGTTTAGTATGAGAGGGACACCTCTATCTGCATATGGTGTGGGTATGCAGGTTGATCCTCCTTCAGAGCAGCCTCAAAGGCCAGTCAGAGTAAGACGAGCTGCTCGGTGTGGTACAGGGTCGCACCTTCTAGGAGCTTTTGGAGACGACAGCCACATGTTGGATGAGGATCACCAGGATCCGTAGCTATGTAGCTATTTAGCTTTTGGTTATTTATGTTTATTGTCACCGGCTTTTGTGTCATTTATGTATTGTTAAGTGTGAACATGTTTATTTAATGTATAcggtttatttatgtttatgtttaattATGAAGTTCTATTTCGTGTAATGAACATAACCACGAATAACAGAAAATCAACTATACTCAAGAGAATCACATGTTAAGCTGAAGGTCACAAATGATAACCACATTACATTAAATGAAATACACAAAATGTACATACTCTATAATGATAATACCAAAATATCACACCCTAACAAATTTAAAAGCTACATAAGCATAACCACAAaatacaacaaaagaaaaaaaatagaaactacATACCCATCAGACCAACATATAACACCCTAACAAATATGGAAAATACATAATCATAACACCTATGGATCGGCCCCGGGTGCTGATGCTCGTTGAGGGCAAGACCTGCGAGTGTGTCCTGTCTGTCTGCATAGGCCACAACGTTTCGGCCTACTAGTATCGGCCTCATCCATCGTGTTACAGATTCTGGTAAAGCTTGGTCGACCTTCTCTTGCACGTCTCATGTTAGGATCTGGTACGACCGCCGGACCATCATAAGGTGGCCAGAGACCCTCTGGAATAGGGGGTAGAAACCCCATCTGGTATACACTAAAAACCTCCCTCAAGGTATAGGCTTCATGAATGTAGGTAGCCCAATTCAACCGGGATTGGGCACAGCATGCAATCGCATGGCAGCACGGGTAATGAAGAGCCTGAAAATACCCGCAGTCACAAGTGCGATCCCTGAGGAAAACCCGATACGTACCAAGCGAAAAGTTACCAATAGGAGTTGTCTCAGCCACAGTGTACTTAGACTGATATCTATCAAACAGAGTAACAGTGAAGCATCTGGAGTCTCTCAAGTTCCACTCTATGGCCTTCACCATTGCCTGGCAAAATCGTTGCCCAGATCCCAACTGTGACTCTGCGGTCTGTCCTCTGATGACAAAAAGCTCTACCAGCCTCCCATATGTAGACTTCACTAGTGAAGTAACCGGCAGATTCCTGGTCCCCTTCAATAAGAGTTTACACACTCAGATATATTCGTGGTCATGTGACCGAACTGTCTTTCTCCATCCTAGTGTTGGGTCCACTTATCGTACTCTAGTCGGTTGGCCCATTCACACATGGCCGAATTTTCAGTCCTCATGATATCAAACCAATAGTCAAACTCTGCCTCAGTCTTTGCGTACGCTGCATTCACTAGGAGCCTCCTCGCATCCTGACCCTTGAAACTTAGGGCAAAGTTAGCGGCAACATGTCGAATGCAATATGCTCGATACGCGTGAGGTGGTTGCCACGGACTGTCAGTTGCCTCCAATACACCCTTAATGCCATTGTGCCTGTCAGAAATTACTAGAATGCCTTCTTGTGGGGTCACATGTTGACGCAAGTGGGATAAGAAAAAAGCCTAAGACTCTGCATTCTCACCCTCCACGAGAGCAAAGGCTGCAGGCAAGATGTTCGAGTTTCCATCTTGCGCGATTGCCGGCAGCAAAGTCCCACCATACTTCCCATACAGATGAGTCCCGTCGATGCTAACTAGTGGCTTGCAATGCCTAAATGCTTCAATGCATGGAGGGAATGTCCAGAAAAGACGATGAAAGTACCTCGTTGACTCATCAACTTGATCACCAACACGCACCTGAGAAGTCTTCAACACTGCCACGGTACCATCCATCGTGGCCTGTACCCCTAGCATCCAACAGGGCAACTCGGTATAGGACTCTTTCCAATCCCCATATCTGTGCAACTGCCTTCTGTTTTGCCATTCACACCTTCCTATAACTAGGCTTGAATCCATACGTTgcctccatagcttcttgcagcacCTTTATCGTAACCACTGCATCCGCCCTAACCAATGGAAATATCCTAGCACAAATGACATGGTGATCGAGTTGTCGATGGTCGATGAAAATCAAAGTCGCCAAGCAAGTGTGAGGTCCGTTGTACCTTCTAACCTCCCAAGTACCCTTACGTTGTTGAAGTGTGATGCGAACCAACCACGTGCAACCATTCCCAAACTCCTTGCATCTCCCATGAAACTTCAAATGATCTGACTCCATCACCCGATATTGAACTCCATGACGGATGCTATAATCCTTAACACTCAACACAGCTTCCTCCTTAGTCTGGAAAGATTGGCCAATCTAAAACTCTCCAGAAAGATTTCCCTCGTGTAACCCCTCCCTTTCGGAGGTGGGATCTATGTCCGGGTGCTGGCCAATTGCatccaagttcaacgtggagaaATGTGGCGGTTGTTGGCCTAAACCAGAACTCGATGGCCCCCGAGGTGCTGGTGGCATCCTGGGAGTATCCTCCTCACTTTCTCCCAATATGTGATCTGGCTCATCATCCAGATCATCCTCTCGCATCGCATTCTCAATATGCTTTGGCTCATCCTCACCAAACAGTCCAGGAATCAAACCAAGTGACCTAGTTGCCGCAATTGGAACAGATGGAGGTTCAGCCAACAGACCACCAGCTGCAACAACAGGCATCAAAGTTGACGCACCCCCACCGTCATCGACTGAGGATTCGGTGCCGATGCACTAGAACTATCAAAACCATCTTCCAACTTGGCATAAAGCTCATGTATTCTTACCTCCGAAAAACTACGCCGACAATGAAACAAAACCTGCATGTCTTCGTCAGACCCTATCACAAacgtttcatactgtaccctagttGAAACAATCGCAATTGGAATCTTGTAAAACAGCTTCTTCACCCACTTCGACCCACACAGCCTTGCCTTTTGCAAAATGCTCATCTTTAGTTCTGACAGAGTATTCGTGGAACGCACAAAAACACTAACCGGTTCCTTGTCAGTGAACTTAACTCCAtgccttttgctttttttttttattttcctagaGCCGTGGACTAGGACCAAAAAACTCTCTTCACTCATTTTTAAAGAAGTGAAAATGACCCTCTACATCACAATACTTCTCCTGGGTGGGTATTTATAGGCGAAATAGGTCCAGACATAAATTGGATCCCTCCCACGGTTTATG
This window harbors:
- the LOC140182411 gene encoding serine/threonine-protein phosphatase 7 long form homolog → MPFDECTITLQDVAYQLGLSVDGLPVSGCLIDFEKLMEDGRLAWEWFQELFGKLPPPNKVKQFTVHFTWFHERFRVLPQDATEDTVQIYARAYIMMLLSTQLFGDKSANRVHIRWLPFVARLDEMGSYSWASAALAWLYRCMCRVANRNVTNLAGPLQLLWATYLPISDFREERVIQCRLLLDRLGDRDIVWEPYAALEVDRVLPQLSGVQHVPDTASNIDWLHAKDGRDGDRWFSSYYQVWHLSWQNRVDAVLSVPWVANPRLSAEFLCWWYSVAHRFLSPDLSFADPKVEKITQEAIQRGSS